DNA sequence from the Pirellulales bacterium genome:
GACACCCGGCCGGAAGGAGTCAGGCTAGGCCTGTTCTTCACCACCCCTGCGCGATCGGATCGGGGCCGATTGACCGCGCTGTTGCTGTCCCCACCTGGAGCCCCTGGCATGTCTTTCCGCACGTTCGGCCGACTGGCCCTGGCCTGTTTCGTTGGTGTGTGTTGCCTGACCGGCATGGCCGGACCTGCCCGGGGACTCGACGTCGGCTTTGCCGAAGTCGAGATCACGCCCACGGTCGGCGGCAAGCGGCCCGTCTATATCGCCGGATATGGCATGAACCGTCGGGCCAAAGACGTGCACGACCCGTTGTTTGCCCGGGCCGTGGTGCTGCGCGACGGCGAGACGAAGTTTGCCCTGGTTTCGATCGACGTCGTCGGTTTGCAGTACCCCACGGTACTGAGCATCCGCTCCAAGCTCACCGACTACGGCTACGTGATGGTTTCGAGCACGCACAACCACGAGGGGCCCGATACAGTCGGCATCTGGGGCCCGTCGCCGATCGCCTCGGGCGTCGACGCCAAGTGGCTGGCCAGTCTGGAAGAAAAGGCCGTCGCGGCCGTCAAGCAGGCCGAAAGCCAGGCGGCGCCGTGCAAGGCGACCTACGGCACGGCCTCGGACGAAGCACTGCTGCGCGACTCGCGCGAGCCCTATGTGTTCGACCCCGTCCTGAGGGCCATCAAGTTCACCCGCGAAGACAACCAGCAACTTCAGGGCGTGCTGATCCAATGGAACTGCCATCCCGAATCGATGGGCAGCGAAAACCAAAGCATCACGGCTGACTTCATCTGGGCCACCGTGGCACAGGTCAAGGAAAAGCTGGCCTGCCCCGTGGCCTATTTCACTGGCGCAGTGGGCGGCCTGATGGCTCCGCCGCGCGGCAAGATCCCCAATGCCCAAGGCGAGTTTCCGCCTGAAGGCGATTTCGAGTTTTGCGAGTTGTACGGCAAGGCGGTTGGTCAGTTGGCGCTCAAAGCGCTCGAAGCGACCGAGCCGGTCAACCTGTCGCCGCTGCAGGTGGCCGCGAAGCCGATTTCGATTCCGTTGGAGAACAAGCTGTACCAGGTGGCGCGGATGCTGGGCATCATGAAGCGCAACGGCGTCCGCTGGACCGGCAATTCGGAGGATGTTGGCGAAGAGCTGCCGCGCGGCGTCAAAGACGTTCAAGGCGCCGCCGTCACCGAGGTGGCCGTCATCCGGCTGGGCGACGTCCACGTGGCGTGCATCCCGGGCGAGCTCTACCCGGAATTGATCTACGGCAAGTACCAGGATCCGGTTGACCCGGCGGCCGATTTTCCCGAGGCCCCGCTGGAGCAGACGATCGTCGGCATCCTGCCCAGCGACAAATGGCTGCTGTTCGGCCTGGCAAACGATGAGATCGGCTACATCGTTCCCAAGCGTCAATGGGACGTCGTCGCGCCGTTTTGCTACGGTCGCACCGAGGCCCAATACGGCGAGGAGAACAGCATCGGCGCCGAAGCCGCGCCGCTGGTGATGGATGCGCTGGCGCGGCGGATGGCCGAGCTTCGCGCCAAGCCATGAGGCCGCGGTTCACCGTCACGATCGCGGCGATAGCCCAGTGCGCGGCGCTGATCGCCTGCGCAGCGCACGGCGTCGCCAGGGGCGAAGAACCCGAGGATCCGCGCCGGCCCGCCGCCGTGCAGACCGAGGGCGTGCCGGTTGTTCCGGTCGAGGTGTTCGAACGCCTGCGGCAGTACCAGAACGTGCGCACCGCGACGTTCGCCGGCTGGGCACCCGACGGGCGCGGCGTCCTCGTCGCCACGCGGTTCGGCAACGCGACGCAGTTGCATCGCGTCTACGATCCCGGCGGCCGGCGCGAGCAGATCACGTTTTTCGACGAGCCCACCGGCGGACAGTTCGTTCCCCAGGCGACCGACGGCGCCATGCTGGCGGTTCACAGCCAAGGTGGCGACGAAAACGACCAGGTCTACCTGATCGAGCCGGCCGCCGGGCGTTCGACGTTGTTGACCGACGGCCATTCGCGCAACCTGTTGGGCCCCGTGCGCGACGACGGCACGCAGATGATCGTGCACAGCAATCGCCGCAACGGCCGCGATACGGATCTGTACGTCTGCGCATCCCGCCAGCCCGGTCCCGGCGAATTGCTCCTGCAGGTCGACGGACAGTTTTGGCAGGCGGCCGATTGGTCGCGCGACGGCGGCCGAGTCCTGCTCAAACGGTACGTTTCGATCAACGAGGCCTATCCGGCGGAAATCGCCGTCGACACGCGCAAACTCCGCAATCTGCCGCTGCCCGACATTGCCCGCGCGGCCGTTGGCGATCTGCGGTACGCCCACGACGACGCGGCGGCCTTCATCACAACCGACGCCCGGGGCGAATTCCTCGAGCTGGCCCGGCTCGATCTGGCCACGGGACGCTACACCTGGCTGGCCGACGACCTGGGCCAGGACGTCGACAGCCTGGAAGTCGATCGCGCCACGGGCCGGCTGGCCTTCACCACCAACGATGACGGCGCGAGCCGGTTGTTTCTCTGGCAGGCCGGCGAGCGCCGCGAGCTGAAGCTGCCGCTGGGCATCGTCGGCAACCTCGAGTTCTCGCCCGACGGCAGCCACTTGGGCTTCACGCTGGCGCGACCCGCTGCACCGGCCGATGCCTATTCGGTCCGCGTCGACAGCGGCGAGCTCACCCGCTGGACGTATAGCGAGGTCGGCGGGCTCAACCCCGAGCGCTTTGTGACGCCCGAGCGGATCAAGTGCCCGAGCTTTGACCAGCGCGACGTGCCGGCCTATCTGTACCTGCCCCAACCGCCCGGCGCCGGGCCCGCGCCCGTGCTGATCCTGATCCATGGCGGTCCCGAATCGCAATACCGGCCGTTGTTC
Encoded proteins:
- a CDS encoding alpha/beta fold hydrolase; translated protein: MRPRFTVTIAAIAQCAALIACAAHGVARGEEPEDPRRPAAVQTEGVPVVPVEVFERLRQYQNVRTATFAGWAPDGRGVLVATRFGNATQLHRVYDPGGRREQITFFDEPTGGQFVPQATDGAMLAVHSQGGDENDQVYLIEPAAGRSTLLTDGHSRNLLGPVRDDGTQMIVHSNRRNGRDTDLYVCASRQPGPGELLLQVDGQFWQAADWSRDGGRVLLKRYVSINEAYPAEIAVDTRKLRNLPLPDIARAAVGDLRYAHDDAAAFITTDARGEFLELARLDLATGRYTWLADDLGQDVDSLEVDRATGRLAFTTNDDGASRLFLWQAGERRELKLPLGIVGNLEFSPDGSHLGFTLARPAAPADAYSVRVDSGELTRWTYSEVGGLNPERFVTPERIKCPSFDQRDVPAYLYLPQPPGAGPAPVLILIHGGPESQYRPLFSGLIQYWVNEQQLAVICPNVRGSAGYGKTYLQLDNGPNRETSVRDIGAVLDYIAKRPELDAGRVGVMGGSYGGYMVLASLAMFGERLRAGIDQVGIANFISFLEQTSPYRQDLRRAEYGDERDPAMRQVFERINPTNNAERIRAALLVSHGVNDPRVPFGEAQQIAAKVRAAGQPVWTVYADNEGHGFAKKDNRDYLTAVEAMFLERYLIAP
- a CDS encoding neutral/alkaline non-lysosomal ceramidase N-terminal domain-containing protein — protein: MSFRTFGRLALACFVGVCCLTGMAGPARGLDVGFAEVEITPTVGGKRPVYIAGYGMNRRAKDVHDPLFARAVVLRDGETKFALVSIDVVGLQYPTVLSIRSKLTDYGYVMVSSTHNHEGPDTVGIWGPSPIASGVDAKWLASLEEKAVAAVKQAESQAAPCKATYGTASDEALLRDSREPYVFDPVLRAIKFTREDNQQLQGVLIQWNCHPESMGSENQSITADFIWATVAQVKEKLACPVAYFTGAVGGLMAPPRGKIPNAQGEFPPEGDFEFCELYGKAVGQLALKALEATEPVNLSPLQVAAKPISIPLENKLYQVARMLGIMKRNGVRWTGNSEDVGEELPRGVKDVQGAAVTEVAVIRLGDVHVACIPGELYPELIYGKYQDPVDPAADFPEAPLEQTIVGILPSDKWLLFGLANDEIGYIVPKRQWDVVAPFCYGRTEAQYGEENSIGAEAAPLVMDALARRMAELRAKP